From one Misgurnus anguillicaudatus chromosome 2, ASM2758022v2, whole genome shotgun sequence genomic stretch:
- the LOC129440187 gene encoding uncharacterized protein has translation MGDTRFSTVYLTLTSIQTVYHELHEKLEARGESARIEKIAPDTLSFLIDFLKPFYEAQRELEGDKYPTLNRVCLWCEKLKRHCQLNALDSPQQAVVRKRHEDWLARKVIIQDLHKIATFLWPKFNQLRMLSQSDRDAVHAHARTLLQAMAAGALDVEIRDPELSGVEPTPPPAKRTNFAEWENVQQADMEDDEVTRYINTAAVMENDIDVLGWWKINKPSYPKLAKLARSVLCIPASSSSSERVFSAAGRTISERRTALKPSTVD, from the coding sequence ATGGGAGACACTCGGTTCAGTACGGTGTACCTCACACTGACGTCTATACAGACTGTTTATCATGAGCTCCATGAAAAGCTGGAGGCACGAGGGGAGAGCGCGCGCATTGAAAAAATAGCACCGGACACACTGAGCTTTTTGATAGACTTTCTAAAGCCGTTCTATGAAGCACAGAGAGAACTTGAAGGAGACAAGTATCCAACACTTAATCGTGTGTGTCTCTGGTGTGAGAAACTGAAACGCCACTGTCAGCTTAACGCCCTGGACTCCCCTCAGCAAGCTGTCGTGCGTAAACGGCACGAAGACTGGCTTGCGCGTAAAGTAATAATACAAGACCTCCACAAGATCGCAACATTCCTCTGGCCAAAATTTAATCAGCTGAGAATGTTGTCACAATCAGACAGGGATGCTGTACATGCGCATGCCCGCACTCTTCTCCAAGCCATGGCTGCTGGTGCACTTGATGTGGAGATTCGAGACCCAGAGCTCTCTGGAGTCGAACCCACTCCTCCTCCGGCAAAAAGAACGAATTTTGCAGAGTGGGAAAATGTACAGCAAGCTGACATGGAAGATGACGAGGTCACACGCTACATTAATACGGCTGCTGTCATGGAAAATGATATTGATGTTCTTGGCTGGTGGAAGATCAACAAACCATCCTACCCAAAACTTGCAAAATTAGCCAGATCAGTACTATGCATCCCGGCCAGTAGCAGCAGCAGTGAAAGGGTGTTCAGTGCTGCTGGACGCACCATCAGTGAGCGCAGAACCGCGCTAAAGCCTTCTACAGTGGATTAA